The Geotalea uraniireducens Rf4 genome window below encodes:
- the feoB gene encoding ferrous iron transport protein B, whose amino-acid sequence MGLFKKKASCHSVQAEPQSSGKKVVLVGNPNVGKSVLFNALTGSYVTVSNYPGTSVEVARGSASIAGGQYQIIDTPGMYSLLPITEEERVAREILLNESPDVVLHVLDARNLERMLTMTLQLIDAQLPVVLVVNIMDEAEHMGLSIDIPLLQEKLGIPVIGAATAKKRGLDEIRQAIAGFDRKKHAVFGYSKRLESDIDSVAQLIAGDYPLSRKSLALLLLQRDEEVTDLILSREGENAAIAEMVREKIFERRESFHLDLSMERKGIVKGLLADVLTIPEKRKVTFSERLSRWAVRPMTGVPLLLVVLYFGLYKFVGDFGAGTLVDFLEGTIFEAYFNPWITRVINGLVPWEIIRELFVGEYGVITLGLRYAVGIILPIVATFFLFFSLLEDSGYFPRLALLVDRVFKRIGLTGRAVIPIVLGFGCDTMATMVTRTLETVRERVIATLLLALAIPCSAQLGVILALLSKAPGALLAWSICLLLIFLVIGFLAAKLMPGETPMFYMELPPMRLPQLSNVFTKTYTRMQWYFMEILPLFILASVLLWIGKITHFFEKAVEGLSPVMASLGLPKEVAVAFIFGFFRRDYGAAGLYDLQTKGILNGRQLTVAAVTLTLFIPCVAQFLIMKRERGMKVALAIGVFVSVLAFGSGYLLNQFLLVTRLL is encoded by the coding sequence ATGGGACTATTCAAGAAGAAAGCCTCCTGTCACTCCGTCCAAGCCGAACCCCAGTCGTCAGGTAAAAAAGTGGTGCTGGTGGGGAATCCCAACGTGGGGAAGAGCGTCCTTTTCAACGCCCTGACCGGCTCTTACGTGACAGTCTCCAATTATCCCGGCACTTCGGTGGAGGTGGCCCGCGGCTCCGCTTCCATCGCCGGCGGCCAGTACCAGATCATCGATACGCCGGGCATGTACTCCCTGCTCCCCATCACAGAGGAGGAGCGGGTGGCCCGGGAGATTCTCCTCAACGAGTCGCCGGACGTGGTGCTGCACGTGCTTGATGCCCGTAATCTTGAGCGGATGCTGACCATGACCCTGCAATTGATCGATGCCCAGCTGCCGGTGGTGCTGGTGGTCAATATCATGGATGAGGCGGAGCATATGGGGCTCTCCATCGATATTCCGCTCTTGCAGGAAAAGCTCGGCATTCCGGTGATCGGCGCGGCCACTGCCAAGAAGCGCGGACTCGACGAGATCAGGCAGGCCATTGCCGGTTTCGACCGGAAGAAACATGCGGTATTCGGCTACAGCAAGAGACTTGAGTCGGACATCGACAGTGTGGCGCAGCTCATCGCCGGCGACTATCCCTTGTCCCGCAAGTCACTGGCCCTGTTGCTCCTGCAACGGGACGAAGAGGTGACCGACCTGATCCTGTCACGGGAAGGGGAGAACGCCGCCATTGCAGAGATGGTCCGTGAGAAGATCTTCGAGCGTCGCGAGTCGTTCCACCTGGATCTCTCCATGGAGCGGAAGGGGATCGTCAAAGGTCTGCTCGCCGACGTTCTCACCATTCCCGAGAAGCGGAAGGTGACCTTCAGCGAGCGTCTTTCCCGCTGGGCGGTCAGGCCGATGACCGGCGTTCCGCTCTTGCTGGTGGTGCTCTATTTCGGCCTCTACAAGTTCGTCGGCGACTTCGGCGCCGGCACCCTCGTTGATTTCCTTGAAGGGACGATCTTCGAGGCGTACTTCAATCCATGGATTACCAGAGTGATCAACGGTCTTGTCCCCTGGGAAATCATCCGGGAGCTGTTCGTCGGTGAATACGGGGTCATAACCCTGGGCTTGCGTTATGCGGTGGGGATCATCCTCCCTATCGTCGCTACCTTTTTCCTCTTCTTTTCCCTGCTGGAGGACAGCGGTTACTTTCCTCGCCTGGCGCTCCTGGTGGATCGGGTGTTCAAAAGAATCGGCCTTACCGGCCGCGCCGTAATCCCGATTGTGCTCGGCTTCGGCTGCGACACCATGGCAACCATGGTGACCCGTACCCTGGAGACGGTGCGGGAGCGGGTTATCGCCACCCTCCTCCTGGCGCTGGCCATTCCCTGCTCGGCACAGCTCGGGGTAATTCTGGCACTGCTTTCAAAGGCTCCCGGCGCGCTCCTGGCGTGGAGCATCTGTCTGCTCCTGATATTCCTCGTCATCGGTTTCCTGGCTGCCAAGCTGATGCCGGGCGAAACACCCATGTTCTACATGGAGCTGCCGCCGATGCGGCTGCCGCAGCTGTCCAACGTCTTCACCAAGACCTATACCAGGATGCAGTGGTACTTCATGGAAATCCTGCCGCTCTTTATCCTTGCCTCGGTGCTCCTCTGGATCGGCAAGATCACCCATTTCTTCGAGAAGGCCGTCGAGGGGTTGAGTCCGGTGATGGCTTCCCTCGGGCTTCCCAAGGAGGTGGCGGTGGCGTTCATCTTCGGCTTCTTCCGCCGCGATTACGGGGCAGCCGGCCTTTACGATCTGCAGACCAAAGGTATACTTAACGGACGGCAGCTTACCGTGGCCGCCGTCACCCTGACCCTGTTCATCCCCTGCGTCGCCCAGTTTCTCATCATGAAGCGGGAGCGGGGGATGAAGGTCGCCCTGGCTATCGGCGTATTCGTCAGCGTGCTCGCCTTCGGCAGCGGCTACCTGCTCAACCAGTTCCTGCTCGTGACAAGACTTTTGTAA
- a CDS encoding chemotaxis protein CheA — translation MMDQHREAFKEEAYELLAELETSLLELEERPDDEELIGRVFRAMHTIKGSGAMFGFDDIAAFTHQVETVFDLVRNGKVSVTKKLINVTLAARDQIKAMLDASTGGEPVDAGVAEEIIAELKSLLSDTKALAPLAGANATGTTQEPGQGRDLPQPTTTPVTYRIRFEPDRGLFARGTNPITLVNELGELGECKVVAQMCNLPRLDEIDPESCYIFWDVILTTAQGIDAIKDVFIFVEDDCELKIEVIDTGGHLGHDGDYKKLGEILVERGDLTHEAMEKILSQQKRFGEIAVETGLVEADRIASALVEQQHVKEVRQERQSQETASSIRVPAEKLDILVNLVGELVTVQARLSQTSAGRRDAELMSIAEEVERLTAELRDNALNIRMLPIGSTFSKFKRLVRDLSNELGKKVEMETAGAETELDKTVIEKLNDPLVHLIRNSIDHGIELPDVREAAGKPGQGTVHLAAVHSGDSVLITIRDDGAGLDKEAIRTKAIEKGLIPAAADLSEKEIFNLIFAPGFSTAKKVSSVSGRGVGMDVVKRAIDALRGSIDITSKHGDGTTITVKIPLTLAIIESLLVRIGADRFLLPLSLVDECVELTRADVEKAHGRNLATVRDHMVPYIPLRERFDIKGETPDIEQIVITKVDGMRVGVVVDHVIGEHQTVIKSLGRAYKNVDAISGATILGDGAVALIIDIPQLVHDVEMERAWDGRR, via the coding sequence ATGATGGACCAGCACAGAGAGGCATTCAAAGAAGAGGCGTACGAACTTCTTGCGGAGCTGGAGACTTCCCTTCTCGAACTGGAAGAAAGACCCGATGACGAGGAGCTCATCGGCCGGGTTTTTCGGGCCATGCACACCATCAAGGGATCGGGCGCCATGTTCGGCTTCGATGATATTGCCGCTTTCACCCACCAGGTGGAGACGGTCTTTGATCTGGTGCGTAACGGAAAGGTGTCGGTCACGAAGAAGCTGATAAACGTGACGCTCGCGGCCCGTGACCAGATCAAGGCCATGCTCGATGCTTCCACCGGCGGCGAACCCGTCGATGCCGGCGTCGCCGAAGAGATCATCGCAGAGCTCAAGAGCCTGTTATCTGACACCAAGGCATTGGCGCCTCTTGCGGGCGCCAATGCAACAGGGACGACGCAGGAACCAGGGCAGGGACGAGACCTGCCCCAACCTACTACGACCCCCGTCACCTACCGCATCCGCTTTGAACCGGACAGGGGACTTTTTGCGCGCGGCACTAACCCCATCACTCTCGTCAACGAGTTGGGCGAGCTGGGCGAATGCAAGGTCGTGGCGCAGATGTGCAATCTTCCACGGCTTGACGAGATCGATCCCGAGTCCTGTTATATTTTCTGGGACGTGATACTGACGACTGCCCAGGGTATCGATGCCATCAAGGACGTGTTCATCTTTGTCGAAGACGACTGCGAGCTGAAGATCGAGGTTATCGATACGGGTGGGCATCTGGGGCATGACGGCGATTACAAAAAACTGGGAGAAATCCTTGTCGAGCGCGGTGATCTGACCCATGAGGCCATGGAAAAAATTCTCTCGCAGCAGAAACGCTTCGGGGAAATTGCCGTCGAGACCGGGCTGGTCGAGGCTGACAGGATAGCATCGGCACTGGTCGAGCAGCAGCACGTGAAAGAGGTCCGCCAGGAGCGGCAATCCCAGGAGACGGCTTCCAGCATCCGTGTTCCAGCGGAAAAGCTGGATATCCTGGTAAACCTGGTTGGGGAGCTGGTGACCGTGCAGGCGCGACTCAGTCAGACCTCTGCCGGTCGCAGAGATGCGGAACTTATGTCGATCGCCGAGGAGGTCGAGCGTCTGACTGCGGAGCTGCGGGACAACGCCCTGAACATCCGCATGCTCCCCATCGGCTCCACCTTCAGCAAGTTCAAGCGGCTGGTCCGCGATCTTTCCAATGAACTGGGCAAGAAGGTGGAAATGGAAACCGCCGGCGCCGAAACCGAACTGGACAAGACCGTCATCGAGAAGCTGAACGATCCCCTGGTCCACCTTATCCGCAACAGCATCGACCACGGCATAGAGCTGCCCGATGTGCGCGAGGCCGCAGGCAAGCCCGGCCAGGGAACGGTGCACCTGGCCGCTGTCCATTCCGGCGATAGCGTTCTGATTACCATCAGGGACGACGGCGCCGGTCTGGATAAAGAAGCAATCCGCACAAAAGCGATTGAAAAGGGGCTGATCCCGGCTGCTGCAGACTTGTCCGAAAAGGAAATCTTCAACCTGATCTTCGCCCCCGGGTTTTCCACCGCAAAAAAGGTTTCCAGCGTTTCGGGGCGCGGGGTCGGCATGGACGTGGTGAAGCGGGCCATCGACGCTTTGCGCGGTTCGATAGATATTACCAGCAAGCATGGGGACGGGACGACGATCACCGTTAAAATCCCGCTTACGCTGGCGATCATAGAGAGCCTCCTGGTCCGGATCGGCGCCGATCGCTTCCTCCTCCCCCTTTCTCTTGTCGATGAGTGCGTGGAGCTTACCCGTGCCGACGTGGAAAAGGCCCATGGCAGGAACCTGGCTACTGTCCGCGACCATATGGTTCCCTACATACCGCTCAGGGAGAGGTTCGATATCAAGGGGGAAACGCCGGACATCGAACAGATAGTCATCACCAAGGTTGACGGGATGCGCGTCGGGGTCGTGGTCGATCACGTGATCGGCGAGCACCAGACGGTCATCAAGTCCCTGGGGCGCGCCTACAAGAATGTGGATGCGATTTCCGGCGCTACCATCCTCGGCGATGGTGCAGTGGCGCTGATTATCGATATTCCGCAGCTTGTGCATGATGTGGAGATGGAGAGGGCCTGGGACGGCAGGAGATAG
- a CDS encoding metal-dependent transcriptional regulator, giving the protein MKLSDKAEEILEAMWIAVEEKGKGFAELEGIGIDPADPAYAELTAHAFIEVKEGRVYFRPEGKDEGRKTIRRHRLAERLLMDVLNVRGEDGDDKACQFEHLLNEGVDAKVCTMLNHPTTCPHGKHIPPGDCCEEARKSGDLGVVPLTELKSNEEGEIAYIQTEDSKKMQKLMAMGVLPGNRIILLQSFPSYIFRVGFSEFAIDTAMAREIFVRR; this is encoded by the coding sequence ATGAAACTGTCGGATAAAGCGGAAGAGATTCTTGAGGCAATGTGGATCGCGGTCGAGGAGAAAGGGAAGGGGTTTGCCGAACTGGAAGGCATCGGCATAGATCCCGCCGACCCGGCATACGCTGAGTTGACCGCCCATGCCTTCATCGAAGTGAAGGAGGGACGGGTCTATTTCCGGCCGGAGGGAAAGGATGAGGGACGTAAAACCATCCGCCGCCACCGGCTGGCAGAGCGGCTTTTGATGGATGTCCTCAATGTCCGCGGTGAGGACGGTGACGACAAGGCTTGCCAGTTTGAGCATCTGCTCAACGAGGGGGTGGACGCCAAGGTCTGCACCATGCTCAACCACCCGACCACCTGCCCGCACGGCAAGCATATCCCCCCCGGCGACTGCTGCGAAGAGGCGCGAAAAAGCGGCGACCTGGGGGTGGTACCCCTCACCGAGCTGAAGTCCAACGAGGAGGGTGAGATCGCCTACATCCAGACCGAGGACAGCAAGAAGATGCAGAAGCTGATGGCGATGGGGGTGCTTCCCGGCAACCGGATCATACTTTTGCAGAGTTTTCCTTCGTACATTTTCCGGGTAGGTTTTTCGGAGTTTGCTATCGACACTGCCATGGCGCGGGAGATATTCGTCAGGAGGTAG
- a CDS encoding Fur family transcriptional regulator — translation MKRAKKKAFSDFIAQKGLKSTRQRDIILDFFLSSAQHMSLEELYLKLRAKHPGIGYATVYRTLKLFAESGIAREIQFGDGQTRYEQVSEGEHHDHLVCTRCGAIAEFENETIEKLQDEVAAAYGFLIETHKLELYGLCAKCRK, via the coding sequence GTGAAACGCGCCAAGAAAAAAGCTTTCAGCGACTTTATCGCCCAGAAAGGGCTCAAGTCCACACGCCAGCGTGACATCATCCTCGATTTCTTCCTCTCCTCCGCTCAACACATGAGTCTTGAAGAGCTTTATCTCAAACTCAGGGCCAAGCACCCGGGTATCGGCTATGCCACGGTATATCGCACCCTCAAGCTCTTCGCCGAGTCGGGCATTGCCCGTGAGATCCAGTTCGGCGACGGACAGACCCGCTATGAGCAGGTGTCGGAAGGTGAGCACCACGACCACCTGGTCTGTACCCGCTGTGGCGCAATTGCCGAGTTCGAGAACGAAACCATAGAAAAACTCCAGGACGAGGTTGCTGCCGCATACGGTTTTCTGATCGAAACCCACAAACTCGAGTTGTACGGGCTTTGCGCCAAATGTAGGAAGTAG
- a CDS encoding cytochrome P460 family protein encodes MKKTVVMLVAASLVLAASLVSAAEKASLPKGYEKWEKSKQKIVNDKKSLFYGIHYTYVDKKALKAFKTGGKYPEGSRFVVDYYNIREEGGKPVQGKKNMVVLMKKDKKFKETGGWQFAGFNPDGRPSAVDPVKNCYECHLKEAKDADLVISKYADFK; translated from the coding sequence ATGAAAAAGACAGTTGTCATGCTGGTGGCTGCTTCCCTGGTGCTTGCAGCCTCGCTTGTTTCTGCCGCAGAAAAGGCGTCCCTGCCCAAGGGGTATGAGAAGTGGGAGAAGAGCAAGCAGAAGATCGTCAACGACAAAAAATCGCTCTTTTACGGCATACATTATACGTATGTGGATAAAAAGGCGCTGAAGGCCTTCAAGACCGGCGGCAAGTACCCGGAAGGAAGCCGGTTCGTGGTCGATTATTACAACATCAGGGAAGAGGGAGGCAAGCCGGTCCAGGGGAAAAAGAACATGGTCGTGCTGATGAAAAAGGACAAAAAGTTCAAGGAGACCGGCGGCTGGCAGTTTGCCGGCTTCAATCCGGACGGCAGGCCATCCGCTGTAGACCCCGTGAAAAACTGCTATGAGTGCCATCTGAAGGAAGCGAAGGATGCTGACCTGGTGATATCCAAATACGCTGATTTCAAATAA
- a CDS encoding methyl-accepting chemotaxis protein — protein sequence MFAEISTNADDSRISSAWPAHLGRMNERLSDVAGTTEDEFLAIGAKLHDFYRRAGEISEMSTDMAGQVAGEEISQAIKGLQEITARMGDYLTRKEQETEKSSQTLKNILQLLDNAAGPLSGFKKINKSLRMLGISTKIESARLGQSAAGFETLANDVTQLSVQVSDKAGTILVQKDSLSAVIQQTLGQVLSVGGEQRKQVRGILDKTRSSLAALTDVNERCSSAAAAISAASTEVSQNIGEVVTSMQFHDIVRQQIEHVAEALDDLCGRLNTYGTGRGALSPEENVAVKQAEDAGAVCELQSAQLRHSGTELETAVQRIVENLRGIAAKEARMSEDTREMAGVADQTGSSFLTEMKDDLAVVATVLGKSSETNRTLAGAMNTVVETVGDIAGFVGDIENVGEEIELIALNAQVKAALTGEEGAALGVLAEAIQRLSVDAIMQTSAVSGTLKLITEVTDGLCSSVNADASELDVEVQDMVDSLAGLLKSLQNVNENLGCCLSTMKEMVQSLSTDIENATTGITAHHKVARVLNEVVEELSGVIGEARRLAPSGFRSESAESLLRLADRYTMHSERKIHESILNGGSVVTPAVGAIALAGEKSADMQSGESEGFGDNVELF from the coding sequence ATGTTTGCTGAAATATCCACCAATGCGGACGATAGTCGCATTTCTTCCGCCTGGCCCGCGCATCTGGGTCGGATGAACGAACGGTTGTCTGATGTTGCCGGGACCACCGAGGACGAATTTCTGGCTATCGGCGCAAAACTCCATGATTTCTACCGACGGGCCGGTGAAATTTCCGAGATGTCCACCGACATGGCAGGTCAGGTTGCCGGCGAGGAGATAAGCCAGGCGATCAAGGGGTTGCAGGAAATTACAGCCCGGATGGGTGATTATCTGACCCGTAAAGAGCAGGAGACGGAGAAGAGTTCGCAAACGCTGAAGAACATTCTCCAGCTTCTTGATAACGCAGCCGGACCCCTTTCCGGTTTTAAAAAAATCAACAAGTCATTGCGCATGCTCGGCATCTCTACCAAAATCGAGAGTGCACGTCTGGGGCAGAGCGCTGCCGGTTTCGAGACGCTGGCAAACGATGTGACGCAACTTTCCGTCCAGGTAAGTGATAAGGCCGGGACAATACTTGTGCAGAAAGATTCGCTCAGTGCCGTCATACAGCAGACCTTGGGACAGGTTCTGAGCGTGGGGGGGGAACAGCGCAAACAGGTGCGGGGGATTCTGGACAAGACCCGGTCGAGCCTCGCTGCATTGACCGATGTAAATGAGCGATGTTCCAGTGCGGCAGCGGCCATTTCAGCTGCTTCCACGGAGGTGTCGCAGAATATCGGCGAAGTTGTCACTTCCATGCAGTTTCACGATATCGTCCGCCAGCAAATTGAGCATGTTGCCGAAGCGTTGGACGATTTGTGCGGCAGGCTGAATACTTATGGTACAGGGCGTGGTGCCTTGTCTCCCGAAGAGAATGTCGCAGTTAAACAGGCTGAGGATGCAGGGGCGGTTTGCGAACTGCAGTCGGCACAGTTGCGTCACTCTGGAACCGAACTGGAGACCGCGGTACAGAGAATCGTTGAAAACCTGCGGGGAATAGCGGCAAAAGAAGCGCGCATGTCGGAAGATACCCGCGAGATGGCAGGAGTCGCAGACCAGACCGGCAGCTCGTTTCTTACGGAAATGAAAGACGATCTTGCCGTTGTTGCGACGGTTCTCGGCAAAAGCTCCGAAACGAACCGCACTCTGGCTGGCGCAATGAACACCGTTGTGGAGACCGTGGGGGATATTGCCGGTTTTGTCGGCGATATTGAGAACGTCGGCGAGGAGATCGAGCTTATAGCCCTTAACGCCCAGGTCAAGGCGGCGCTGACCGGTGAGGAGGGGGCGGCGCTCGGCGTGCTTGCCGAGGCGATTCAGCGTCTGTCGGTTGATGCCATAATGCAGACTTCCGCAGTGTCCGGGACGCTTAAGCTCATCACCGAGGTGACCGACGGGCTATGCAGCAGTGTCAATGCCGATGCGTCTGAGCTGGATGTTGAGGTGCAGGATATGGTGGACAGCCTGGCCGGCCTGCTCAAATCGCTGCAGAATGTGAATGAAAACCTGGGTTGTTGTCTTTCAACTATGAAAGAGATGGTCCAGTCTCTTTCCACTGACATAGAGAATGCAACGACAGGGATCACGGCTCACCATAAGGTTGCCCGGGTTCTGAACGAGGTTGTCGAAGAACTTTCCGGTGTTATCGGCGAGGCACGCCGGCTCGCCCCGTCAGGCTTCAGGTCTGAAAGCGCGGAAAGCCTGCTGCGGCTTGCCGACCGTTATACCATGCACAGCGAACGGAAAATTCATGAATCCATCCTTAATGGGGGAAGTGTTGTGACGCCGGCTGTCGGTGCTATTGCTCTGGCCGGTGAAAAGTCAGCGGATATGCAATCCGGCGAGTCTGAAGGGTTCGGGGACAATGTGGAATTGTTTTGA
- a CDS encoding response regulator, whose product MGKTIMTADDSASVRQMVSFTLKQSGYEVIEAVDGKDALQKLGGQKVDMLITDLNMPNLDGIGLIKGARAIPACKFIPIVMLTTESQDCKKQEGKAAGATGWIVKPFKPEQLLSVVKKVLG is encoded by the coding sequence ATGGGAAAAACGATTATGACGGCTGATGATTCGGCCAGCGTCCGGCAAATGGTCAGTTTTACATTAAAACAGAGCGGCTACGAAGTAATTGAGGCCGTGGACGGCAAAGACGCCCTGCAAAAGCTTGGCGGGCAGAAGGTTGACATGCTCATCACCGACCTGAACATGCCCAACCTGGATGGTATCGGCCTGATTAAAGGGGCGCGTGCCATTCCGGCCTGCAAATTCATCCCTATAGTAATGTTGACCACGGAATCCCAGGATTGCAAAAAACAGGAAGGTAAGGCTGCCGGGGCCACCGGCTGGATCGTTAAGCCGTTCAAGCCCGAACAGCTTCTGTCGGTGGTGAAGAAGGTGCTCGGATGA
- a CDS encoding HAMP domain-containing methyl-accepting chemotaxis protein, translating into MKFQDMKIGKRLGCGFGLVLLLLLAVGGTGYWGIHYATEAVKEMVNHESKLSEHSSRLRANVNSMRRFEKDAFINIDSREKVAEYSSKWKEQLGHSGDRIASMEKLADTPKDREIVKAMKDNLAVYAAGFDKVVAAIGAGKVENTQAANTAIGQYKDEIHKLENLAKDFADEKSKLLGEEENKIFAFTSRAVSMIVSLVMLAALACIAISILITRSITRPVTALAALADKLAVGDVNVEIAINSKDEIGMLSQSFRNMAENIKEASFAAEKVAAGDLTVQVSAKSENDVMGKNLAAMIAMIKELVLETDHLIKAVQEGKLDVRGNAAGYQGAWGELVAGINRLIEAFVLPINVTAEYVDRISKGDIPAKITDTYYGDFNEIKNNINLLIDAMNNVTRLAQEIAGGNLLVEAKERSANDELMQALAIMVKKLTEIVSEVKSAADNVASGSQELSSSSEEMSQGASEQAASAEEASASMEEMTSNIRQNADNAMQTEKIAVKSASDAKEGGEAVTQTVIAMKEIAGKISIIEEIARQTNLLALNAAIEAARAGEHGKGFAVVASEVRKLAERSQKAAAEISDLSATSVDVAEKAGQLLTKLVPDIQKTAELVQEISAGSREQDTGAEQINKAIQQLDQVIQQNAGASEEMASTAEELASQAEQLQCSIAFFKIGEESVGRKTAAVKKDDRKPAVKSRAKDTMKHAMANGYAKKAVGHDLEMGEDNEQLDNDYEKF; encoded by the coding sequence ATGAAGTTTCAGGACATGAAAATCGGCAAGCGTCTAGGGTGCGGGTTCGGATTGGTTTTGTTGCTTTTGTTGGCTGTCGGCGGTACCGGCTACTGGGGAATCCATTATGCTACTGAAGCTGTCAAGGAGATGGTCAACCACGAATCGAAGCTGTCGGAGCACTCATCGCGCCTGCGGGCCAACGTCAACAGCATGCGCCGCTTCGAGAAGGATGCCTTCATCAATATCGATTCACGGGAGAAGGTTGCGGAATACAGCAGCAAATGGAAGGAGCAACTGGGCCATTCCGGAGACAGGATAGCGTCCATGGAGAAGCTTGCGGATACCCCCAAGGACCGGGAAATTGTGAAGGCGATGAAGGATAATCTGGCGGTTTACGCCGCAGGTTTCGACAAGGTCGTGGCTGCAATTGGGGCGGGCAAGGTCGAAAATACACAAGCGGCCAACACTGCCATCGGCCAGTATAAGGACGAGATCCATAAGCTGGAGAATCTTGCCAAGGATTTTGCCGATGAAAAGAGCAAACTTCTGGGAGAAGAGGAGAATAAGATCTTTGCCTTCACCTCCCGTGCTGTTTCCATGATCGTCTCCCTCGTAATGTTGGCAGCCCTTGCCTGTATCGCCATCAGCATCCTGATCACCCGCAGTATTACCCGACCGGTGACGGCCCTCGCGGCTTTAGCCGACAAACTGGCGGTCGGCGATGTGAATGTGGAAATCGCCATAAATTCCAAAGACGAGATCGGCATGCTTTCCCAGTCATTCAGGAATATGGCGGAGAACATCAAAGAGGCATCGTTTGCTGCGGAGAAGGTTGCTGCCGGCGACCTGACGGTTCAGGTGTCGGCAAAGTCGGAAAACGACGTCATGGGTAAAAACCTGGCTGCAATGATTGCCATGATCAAAGAGTTGGTACTGGAAACAGACCATCTGATCAAGGCTGTCCAAGAGGGGAAACTGGATGTGCGCGGCAATGCGGCGGGTTACCAGGGGGCATGGGGAGAGCTGGTGGCAGGCATCAACCGGCTGATCGAGGCATTTGTCCTGCCGATAAACGTGACCGCAGAATATGTGGACCGCATATCCAAAGGGGATATCCCGGCAAAGATTACCGATACCTATTACGGCGATTTTAACGAAATAAAAAACAATATCAATCTTCTCATCGACGCAATGAACAACGTGACCCGCCTGGCGCAGGAAATTGCCGGCGGCAATCTGCTGGTCGAGGCGAAGGAGCGCTCGGCAAATGACGAACTGATGCAGGCACTGGCGATAATGGTGAAGAAGTTGACGGAGATTGTCAGTGAGGTGAAGAGTGCGGCGGACAACGTTGCTTCCGGCAGCCAGGAACTTTCTTCCAGTTCCGAGGAGATGTCCCAGGGGGCGAGTGAACAGGCGGCGTCAGCCGAAGAGGCCTCGGCATCCATGGAAGAGATGACTTCCAACATCAGGCAGAATGCTGATAACGCCATGCAGACCGAGAAGATCGCCGTGAAATCCGCCAGTGACGCCAAAGAAGGTGGCGAAGCGGTAACACAAACTGTAATCGCCATGAAAGAGATTGCCGGCAAGATCTCCATCATCGAAGAGATCGCCCGCCAGACCAACCTCCTCGCCCTGAATGCCGCCATCGAGGCTGCCCGTGCCGGCGAACACGGCAAGGGTTTCGCCGTGGTGGCAAGCGAGGTACGGAAGCTTGCCGAGCGGAGCCAGAAGGCAGCGGCGGAGATCAGCGATTTGTCGGCAACCAGCGTTGATGTGGCGGAAAAAGCGGGACAACTGTTGACCAAGCTGGTTCCCGATATCCAGAAAACCGCTGAACTGGTGCAGGAGATCAGCGCCGGAAGCCGAGAGCAGGATACCGGCGCCGAGCAGATCAACAAGGCAATCCAGCAACTGGATCAGGTGATCCAGCAGAATGCCGGCGCCTCCGAGGAAATGGCATCCACCGCAGAAGAGCTTGCTTCGCAGGCCGAACAGTTGCAGTGCAGCATCGCCTTCTTCAAAATCGGTGAAGAATCGGTCGGGAGAAAAACAGCGGCTGTGAAGAAAGACGACCGCAAACCCGCCGTCAAATCAAGGGCAAAAGACACCATGAAGCACGCCATGGCGAACGGCTATGCGAAAAAGGCGGTCGGTCACGATCTGGAGATGGGCGAGGACAATGAGCAATTGGATAACGACTATGAGAAATTCTAA
- a CDS encoding STAS domain-containing protein gives MAVFEVSTTTSEGEPSTVVVSISGSMTVQYAGELKTALLTVLDSAEQIRLDVGNVTEVDLAGLQLLCSAHRTSVQLNKQFVFCDGYNEVVKKIGREAGFQRHVGCALDKGKSCIWVGGKH, from the coding sequence ATGGCTGTCTTTGAAGTATCGACGACAACCTCGGAAGGGGAACCGTCGACCGTTGTTGTGAGCATAAGCGGCTCCATGACGGTTCAGTATGCGGGCGAGTTGAAAACTGCGTTATTGACCGTCCTGGACAGTGCCGAGCAGATTCGCCTGGATGTTGGGAATGTGACGGAGGTCGACCTGGCAGGGTTGCAGCTGCTCTGTTCTGCGCACCGTACATCGGTTCAGTTGAACAAGCAGTTTGTCTTTTGCGATGGCTACAACGAGGTCGTAAAAAAAATCGGCAGGGAGGCCGGTTTTCAACGTCATGTGGGATGTGCCCTGGACAAGGGGAAATCTTGCATATGGGTTGGAGGTAAGCACTGA